ATACTTAGCAGACAGACGAACTGGTCTTTGGTTTCACGGATGGACGTTTGAGGGCAATCATCATTATGCAGAAGCGCTGTGGGGAAGGGGAAACTGCTGGATCACCATTGCTATCCCAGAATTAATTGATATTCTCGGGCTGCAGGAAGATGACTTTTTCTCATCCTTTCTTCTAGAGACTTTACAAAGACAAATTGAAGCATTGCACCATTGGCAAAATGAGGGTGGGCTGTGGCATACGTTAATTAATGACAACAGCTCTTATCTAGAAGCGTCTGCTTCTGCAGGGTTTGCCTATGGCATTTTAAAGGCTGTTCATAAGGGCTATGTGTCTGAAATGTACAGAGAAACTGCTTATAAGGCGATTGAAGCACTCAGAGGAGAAATAAACAGCGAGGGAGTGCTGCAAAAAGTTTCTGTCGGCACTGGAATGGGAGATACGCTCCAGTTTTATAAGGATATTCGAATTACCGCGATGCCGTATGGTCAATCTTTAGCTATTCTTTGTCTCGCAGAATTTTTGCAAGATTGTCAGTAATAGATTTTAATAGGGGGCCTTGTTCGTATGCAAGGTTCTTCCTTTAAAATAAAATGAAAAGGTTTACAAAAAAATTAAAAAGAGGTGTAGCTTATGTCTTGGAAAGGTTCTTCTTATATGAGAAAGGCACTTTGTGCTGCAGCGGTGCTGCCGCTGCTTTTTGTTGATACAAGCAGTGTTTTTGCTCACAAATCTACAGATACTTCTTCTAAAGTGCAATTAGAATACTTAGACAGAGGCTTAACAGCAGCCCAAACTTCTGAAGGCAACTTCCTCAGCTGGAGACTTTTAGGAACAGAGGTGACAGGCTACACAAAAAATGGGATGAAGGGAGCATCCTTCCATGTATACCGCGATAACAAAAAAATCGCAACGGTTAGTGACAGCACCAATTTTCTCGACAAAACTGGTAGTGCTTCGTCTGCTTATGAGGTAAGGGCAGTCGTGAACGGGAAAGAAGTCGATGAAAGTGCTTCAGTCCGTCCATGGGCTGACCAGTTTTATGATATTCCCTTGCAAAAACCAGCGGACGGGGTAACGCCTGCAGGCGAAACATACACATATTCTGCCAATGATATGAGTGTGGGTGATGTCGATGGCGACGGGCAATATGAATATTTCGTAAAATGGGATCCGTCTAATTCTAAAGATGTCTCTCAAAAAGGGTATACAGGCAATGTGTATATCGACTCTTATACGATGGATGGCACGCTGCTGTACAGAATTGACCTTGGTGTGAACATAAGAGCAGGAGCGCATTATACACAAATGTCGGTGTATGATTTTGATGGCGACGGCAAAGCAGAGTTAATGTTTAAGACTGCTCCGGGAACGAAAGTCATTCGTTATGATAAAAAAGGCAATATTACATCAGAAAAATACATTACGATGCCTAAAAGCGATATAAGGGCAGGCTACAGCAATAAAGATGATTATCGCATGAGTGCTGCAGATTATTATGATCATTTAGTAAAAATGTTTAGAAACTGGCATCAGCATGAAGAAGTTGTTAATGGCAATTGGCCTAAAAGCTTAGAAGAGGCCTTTGGCATCGAAAAGAAATACAGTTATCCACTATCAAGACAGGACGCAGAAAGTCTTGTTGATTATTTCATGGATGTTTACGCACCAAGCAGAAGCACACGTAATGATTTAAGGACTTTTGAAGGGTTCATTCTTGAAGGCCCTGAATATTTGTCTGTATTTGAAGGAGCTACAGGGAAGGAATTGGAAACCATCCATTATGAAACAGACCGCCATGATGACGGCTTAATGTGGGGCGATTATGCGATGGCGCGCATTGAGCCTGGCAACCGTGTGGACCGCTTTCTTGCTGGAGTAGCTTATCTTGACGGTAAAAAGCCATATGCTGTGTTTGCTAGAGGCTATTATACAAGAACAACGCTTGTTTCCTACAGCTGGGATGGGAAGCATTTGAAGAAGAAATGGGATGTCGACTCCGGCTGGACACCAATGTCTAACCCGTTCAATGACAGTCCTCATGGCAAGGATGGCACCAATAAAGAATTCGGCACATTAACAACACAAGGGGCCCATTCTCTGGAAATGGCTGATGTGGACTCAGACGGCAAGCAGGAAATTGTCTATGGGGGAGCAACGATTGACGATAACGGCTCTTTACTGTACAGCTCTACAGATGTAATGCCTGAAGGAAGTGCTTCACCTGGAACAACGGCAAGACTCGGACACGGTGACGCTCTTCATGTCACCGATATCGATCCTGGGCGTCCTGGTTTGGAAATATACATGGTGCATGAAGGGGCAACGAGTGCACCGTACGGTTACACTTTAAGGGATGCTAAGACAGGTGAAGTTATTTATGGCGGTTATACAGGTAAAGATACAGGCAGAGGGATGATTGGTGATATCGACCCAACAAAGCCTGGGCTTGAGACATGGGCCAATACAGGTGTCGGCTTATATACGGCAAAAGGAGAAAAAATCGGAGATGCTGGACCAGGTACGAATATGAGTATTAAATGGGCAGGCAATATGACAACTCAAATAGTCGACGGAGCTCTTGAAGTGACACCGACCATTGAAGACTGGAAGAATGGCAGACTTCTGACACTAGAAGGAACGAGAACGAATAATGGCACAAAGGGGAATCCATCGCTTGTAGCTGACATATTTGGCGACTGGCGTGAGGAATTGCTAGTCCGCACAACAGACAGCTCTGCGATCAGAATCTATCAAAGCACAGAAGTGACTGACAGAAAGCTTTATACACTAATGCATGATGTTCAATACCGCACAGGTGTAGCTAGACAAAGCACAACCTATAATCAGCCTACTTATACTAGCTTCTATTTTGCAAGTGATACAGATTGGTCACAAGTGCCAGTGCCAACGTTCACAACACCTGGTTTAGAAGCTTTGCTTAGTCAGTTAATGAAGGATTATAAAGATAAGGGAGAACTATCAGGCAAGCTGTACGGACAGTTAGAAAGCAGCTATAAGCAGGCTATAAAACACGAGGAAAAAAGCAATAAGAAGCAAGCAGTTAAAGCATTGGAGAAATATAAGGACCAGATAGAGAAGGGCGTAAAAGCTAAATATATTTCAGATGAGGCAGCAAAAAATTTAACGAAGCATGCTGACTTACTGATCAATTCGTGGAAATAGTAAACATAGGACAACAGCCGCTAGCATTAGTAGCGGCTGTTGTCTTTTTTTAAAGTCTCAGACCAGCCAGCAAGCTCTTCCATGAGTCTAGCTTTTTCCTGTATAAGCTGCTTTAAACGGTGACCATTTGCACCAGAAGGGTGAGGGAAGCCGGAAAGATACGGCTGCTTAATCTTATTAGCTGACACTAGCTTCTTCATCATCTCCTCAACCTTTTTTCCTAACGGAATGATTAAAGAGCTCTGAGGCAGCTGCTGTAATTCCTCCGGAAACACAGTGTTAATATAAGGATGAAGGAGCTTAGCATGTGTCATTGATGGATTATGGCCAGTATAATTTTGCTCTTTATAAAATACTGGATATTTAAGAAGGGAGGTAGTATGAAGCAAATTCCGTTTTTCTGCAAACAGCTCAGCAGTACTGCTTAAGCCTAGTTCCGTTTGCAGTCCGATTTCATCGAGCATATTAATTAAATTGATGCGCATCGATCCACTAAAGCTTGCATATACCTTCGTCAGCTTTAGTTGTTCCGTTAAGCTCATTTGTTCGTACGAAAGGAAAACTTCATAAGCGTTTTTCATTTGCAGCCAGCCAGGAGTAATTCCGACAATAATAATAATCGCTTGCTTGTTTACATAATCATTATGTGGTGCATAATACATGACAAGATCATTTTCAGCACCAATTTGGAATGAAGCTGTCAATAAATCTTGTTTTGTAAGTGATTGATGAACAGAAAGCCTTTTGATGGCAGGTAGAAATTTATGTATTAGCATGTATAAACTCCTTGGTGAAAGTTGTATTGTTATTAGTATGCCAGAAGAGAAGATATAAAAGCATCTTAAAATAATGAAAAGCCAGTTTTCTTTTTTTATTTTTTCTAGTTTACATAATATATATTATAACAAGCAAGTACAATTATGAAAAATTCTGTCTCAAATTAAAGTATACTTTAGATAGTGAGACAGAATAAAAATTTTTACTTGTAGTTTCTTAAATTATTTCTACTGTTTTTATATATAATTGTTTGTTCGTGCTAAAATTTAATTTAATTTTAGCTGAACATTTATTTTTATTTTAATTGTTTCTATAATATTGTCTTTAGCATAGATTCATTGCATCATTTATTTCATTTTTCTAGTTAAATTACATGTTTAAACGCAATCTTATTGGTTCACTTTTTTATATAATGAAAGCGCTTTTCATAAACAAAAAAAACTAGACATAAATTTTAATGTCTAGTTGCTGTTAACTATTTTATAACTACTTTTGCTGCCTGCCTTCTTTCCACAAACAGGAAAACTTTCCTCATAATAAGCGGGACTATAAATAATATAAACAAAAGCCTGAACAATTGATATGTGGTAATAATCGTCAAATCGGCTTTAACTGCCTGCCCGAGCAAGGCCATTTCCGCCATTCCTCCTGGAGCAAGGCCGATAAATGCGGTTAATAGCGATATATTCTCTTCTATCCCCAGTAAAATGGCGGACAGAACGAAGGAAAAACCAACAAGTACGATCGAAGAAATAATTGAAACGGCTAAGAATCGCGGTTTATTCTCGATTTCGCCGAATTTCATCTGCATGCCTAAATCAATGCCCATCATTACCTGTGCTGCAGCAATGACTGGCACTGGAATTGCCGGTACATCCATGCCAATAAGCAAAAGACCAGCAATGATGATAAGCGGTCCTAGCATATAGGGAGTTGGAAATTTGCATTTTTTTGCAACTGCCCCAGCTGCATATGAAATGACTAGAAAGAACAGAAACAGCCAGTTTACGCCTTCTGCATTTGCACTTGCTACTGCTGTGCTTCCTGCATGGAAAATCGGACTATAAACGATAAAAGGAACTAGCATAACCACTGTCATGATACGGCTGACTTGAATGATAGTTACGACAGTAAGATCTATGCCCTTAATTTCTGAGCTGATCGCCACCATTTGTGTTAATCCTCCAGGGATACTGCCTGCAATCGTTGATTTCAGGTTGCTGTGTGTGAGTTTATTCGTCACAACTGCAAGCAGCAGACTGAACAGAATTAAACATATGGTCAATACCAGCATAGATGGCAGATGTGTAACCATATCCATAAGTGTTTGTTTATTGAAATTTTCTCCGATTGTATAACCGATTGGAATCAGTGCATAAGTGCGAAAGGAGAAAGGAAGTTTTGGAGTTTGCTTGGTGAGTTTAATAAAGGCTATTGTGCCGATCATCGCTCCGAGAAGCCATGCTAACGGCAGATGAAGCAATTGAAAAAGTGTTCCGCCAATAATAGCTGACACTAACATTTGATAAAATGACATTCTATATCCCTTCTTGCTAATTTATTAGATGTATATATAATATACTATCATAAAAATTAGTTTGGGTTTCGAAAGATTATTTTTTGCGTATAAAAAACTGTTCATCCACCCTCCCTTTTCGGATGAACAGCTCTCTGTTATTTTTTGCTGATTTCTTTTACTTTTATTTTTTCTAATTTCCAAGTGTTATCTTTGTTCGTCCACACTGTCTCCAAATATGCTATTTTATCGACAGGTGCTATGCCGCTAATCATTTGCTTGCCTTCTAGTGTTAATTTTTGTTTATAGCTCGAAGGCTTTAATTGGGAGAACGGACTGATAATCAGCTCTGTAGACTCATTCAAATGCCCATTTTGATATAAGCCTAATTGTTCATATGTATTTTTTCGCTCATATAAATCAAAATTATAGGTTTTTATCCCTTCAATCACTAGCTCTGCTTTATAATCTTCCTTAAAGCTGCTTGTCATCACAGGTAATTCTGGAATGGAAGCTTCCTTTATCTTCGTACCGTCGTAATCATAAATCGCAAATCTCTTTTTGCTGCCTCGTTCATTTTCAGCTAGTGTTAAGAACATTTCATCCGTTCCATCACCATCCAAATCGATCAGTTCTAACTGTGGGTTGAATCCGCCATCTACCTCCTGTACTGACTTTTGCTCCTTGCTGTCAGTTATTTGAATCGTTAGTCTTGTATAAAAGTCATTCTCTTCCTCTGAAAGAATTCCGTTTAAGCCAATAGTTTCCTGTTTTCCATCACCATTTATGTCTTTTTGTTCTTGAAGCACATTCTTTTCCTGCTCTTCATTTTCCAATGCGTAGGCCCCTGTGATCGCACTTAGTGACATGAAAAAAAATGCGGTGAAGGCGAACAATAGTTCTTTTCTCAATTTAATCCCTCCTGGCGTAATCCTGTTAGTAAATATCATCTCCAATAATGGAAAAAAGATGTAAAGGAGGAAGAAAAAAATCCTTCACCATTTTGGTGAAGGATTATCTTTTTAAGATTCTACTGGTTTTGTTAACCAAGCTAATATAAC
This DNA window, taken from Niallia sp. Man26, encodes the following:
- a CDS encoding rhamnogalacturonan lyase, with the protein product MSWKGSSYMRKALCAAAVLPLLFVDTSSVFAHKSTDTSSKVQLEYLDRGLTAAQTSEGNFLSWRLLGTEVTGYTKNGMKGASFHVYRDNKKIATVSDSTNFLDKTGSASSAYEVRAVVNGKEVDESASVRPWADQFYDIPLQKPADGVTPAGETYTYSANDMSVGDVDGDGQYEYFVKWDPSNSKDVSQKGYTGNVYIDSYTMDGTLLYRIDLGVNIRAGAHYTQMSVYDFDGDGKAELMFKTAPGTKVIRYDKKGNITSEKYITMPKSDIRAGYSNKDDYRMSAADYYDHLVKMFRNWHQHEEVVNGNWPKSLEEAFGIEKKYSYPLSRQDAESLVDYFMDVYAPSRSTRNDLRTFEGFILEGPEYLSVFEGATGKELETIHYETDRHDDGLMWGDYAMARIEPGNRVDRFLAGVAYLDGKKPYAVFARGYYTRTTLVSYSWDGKHLKKKWDVDSGWTPMSNPFNDSPHGKDGTNKEFGTLTTQGAHSLEMADVDSDGKQEIVYGGATIDDNGSLLYSSTDVMPEGSASPGTTARLGHGDALHVTDIDPGRPGLEIYMVHEGATSAPYGYTLRDAKTGEVIYGGYTGKDTGRGMIGDIDPTKPGLETWANTGVGLYTAKGEKIGDAGPGTNMSIKWAGNMTTQIVDGALEVTPTIEDWKNGRLLTLEGTRTNNGTKGNPSLVADIFGDWREELLVRTTDSSAIRIYQSTEVTDRKLYTLMHDVQYRTGVARQSTTYNQPTYTSFYFASDTDWSQVPVPTFTTPGLEALLSQLMKDYKDKGELSGKLYGQLESSYKQAIKHEEKSNKKQAVKALEKYKDQIEKGVKAKYISDEAAKNLTKHADLLINSWK
- a CDS encoding AbrB family transcriptional regulator, with protein sequence MSFYQMLVSAIIGGTLFQLLHLPLAWLLGAMIGTIAFIKLTKQTPKLPFSFRTYALIPIGYTIGENFNKQTLMDMVTHLPSMLVLTICLILFSLLLAVVTNKLTHSNLKSTIAGSIPGGLTQMVAISSEIKGIDLTVVTIIQVSRIMTVVMLVPFIVYSPIFHAGSTAVASANAEGVNWLFLFFLVISYAAGAVAKKCKFPTPYMLGPLIIIAGLLLIGMDVPAIPVPVIAAAQVMMGIDLGMQMKFGEIENKPRFLAVSIISSIVLVGFSFVLSAILLGIEENISLLTAFIGLAPGGMAEMALLGQAVKADLTIITTYQLFRLLFILFIVPLIMRKVFLFVERRQAAKVVIK